A stretch of DNA from Pectinophora gossypiella chromosome 23, ilPecGoss1.1, whole genome shotgun sequence:
cgagaaggaaactttttttttgtggtcgctcatcctatgaccggcctttgcgaaagttgcttacattcaacaatcgcagaccgagcgcgtttaccgctgcgccaccgagctcctccgttgtGTCCTACATGATAATAATAtcaaataaatgtacttaacaaAAATGTACGGGTTTTATATATCTTTTTgggatttttacataacttagATAGACGTCTAACTTTCacggcccatatcaaacgtgtgcgtgATCGCGCCGCGTATGTAATTAATTCtctcaaatattcttcctctcagacgacgccctgagccgagcttcgcgcccaactgggcaccctcaggcctgttgtcttaaattttgtaccgggtgagagccttcagcgttccccatttgtccggccaagtagttaatgccatccgcggcaaatctacaataagtcacgtcaaaaaaaaatacataactggCAAGGAGTATAtgctttacacctctgcctacccttacgATCCGTGCCATGATGCtgtgtttatatttataattctattttaagtaatttggtaatataTAATCTATGTACAAGTATTAaagcatatttatgaaacaGGACGTTCGTGTCctgggtccacataataccagcgtcgtggttcacgccgcgacttgtactgagtgaggcccttttagctcaggacgtccaccaccactttATGATCATGAGATGagatgttattgtctttgtgtgtggcgtccttttataataaataatttatatttcttataatatctgtttatcaagttcctaaaagGTGGGACACTAGatcataaaatatacctacataaataaatttatatttaactaaaaaactgacggacaaacagacagacatgacgaagctataagggttccgtttttttccatttagctacggaaccctaataaaacaaaacacatgaaGCAATAATACAACTAACCAGCTCTTCAATTTGCAAATTACATCAAAGTTACCTACCGAGAAATCACATAAAGGATAATTCCTCTATAAACATATTGATagctattaataaaataactaattaattatattacctacacAAGGCAAACAATATGATGATTGCAcgcaatataatacaaataaataacaattttcaataaatattttataatttaatttaattgactACACACACTAACCCTTTATTATCacttacatagtataaaacaaagtcgctttttctgtccctatatctctatgtacgcttaaatctttaaaactacgcaacggattttgatgcggtttcttttaataaatagagtgactcaagaggaaggtttatatgtataataacatccattaaatagtggagatatactgttattttgaggtttttaatgtgatgtcgtaaataatttcattttttcctcagcattgcacccgagcgaagccggtgCAGTCGCTGGTGTTATTATAAAACGGTTTATTGCACTTCAAAATGACTTCAATCGAAATCGTCGACTTCAAAACTAAATTCTGTATCGTGTAGTCGTTTGAATTCTAACAATGAAAAAGTACAATGTGGGAAAAATACACAATGTTCCTGTAATTACTTTATTAAGTTATGTGGTGACACAAAAAGTGGTTTTGTGAGTGTAGGCATGTTGTTTTATCTATGAATCTGAGGTCATAGATACGTTTGCgtgcaaattaaaataatgtcatCTCAGTAAAGAATATACTTAGTTACTCGTATTTCGTTATCTTCAATCCTGCATGAGGTCATTGATAATAACGTAACGAAACGTAACACTTTTTGTCGGATCTCCTCCAGTCTTTCTGTCTTAAAAGTGTTACTTactgttcttcttatcgtgtggattgtgactTGGATTACCACTAccatcaatcctggtatcagggttgttattgagccgccaaaggcccctgacatgactcatgtaactacactaactactgtactgtactgtgtTTTAACTACTGTTAAAACCCTtcgatataaaaatatttatttctctctttcattatttaagagctgcgctcttgttggtggggtttcgcctcttcctttttgatgcgaacagcgcaCGATTGGAACCTTCTGCCGTTGTCTGTTTTTCCTACTCGTTAATCAAggcttcaaggctagagtgaataggcatttcctAGGTAATCGTggtccaccttagaccacatcgtcacttactatcaggtgagattatggtcaaacgcgagtctattattatttaaaagaaaataataatcacTACACACACAGgcgtacaggcgtcgtggtggacctcgaaagagatggcgtgacaacTTGGATGCTTGCCGGAGAGACTGACCGgagcacaggaccgcgaaaaatggaaagagaaagaggcctttgctcagcagtaggagcttgtaggctagatttgattttttttggccTTGTCATCAGTCGCTAGACTATTATCAGATTTGTTctgttattttcactgttttcaACTATACAGCCAGCGCTGCATTGTCCATTAGTCCGTAAGTACATTCGCATGTTTCAGTCTTTTAATGTCCCAAGAGTATAGGAGGGAGTTGGCTAAAGGATTCGAAGAAACGAAACGACACAACGAACGAAAGGAGAGCGAAGCCGCGGCCAAAATAGTATAAAAACTGTACTTATCACCTATTGCTACgcaccataataataaataacaaagctGGGGAACAGAGGCAGGCAAGTGTGATGGCCACATTAATTGATGAATAATATGTTACTTTTAATACGGGAGCATACGAGGTCACCAAgccaatattatttcttttcgaagctactacatttaaacaaattaGACAAATAACTTACTCATTGGAAAAAACTGAATTGTAATAAGATACTCTCATCTATGCACACAATAATTAATAACGGTTATCTTCAGTTCAGATCCAATCAATATGAATTTCACAAAGAAAACCATAATTCTTCCATGTAACTTGTCGCAAAACGGCAAACGCTTTACCCATCAATTGTACTACAGAATCCGCAACGTTCCCATATAAATGCTTCACATAAACAGCCTCGAATACACCTCTTAAATCACCGCGTCTAACGATAGTCAACCAGTCACCTCCCAACCATTGTAACACGAACACGTGAGAAGGCGATTATCTGTTTTTATCCACAATAGTGAGACGCGATCGAGAAAATGTTAAAGGCTCTAATTGCCGCAACGTTTGTGAGCCTAGCGGGCACCGCGCCGACCGACTTGGATTTCTCGGGGATAAACAAGTTCGCCCTAAAGCTACTAGACAACACCTACGCATTCCAAGAGAATTTTGGAAACAAAAACATCGCCATATCACCTCTATCAGTATGGAGTGTTTTTTCCTTACTAGCTGAAGGATCAGCTGGAGATACGTTCCAGGAATTGATGACAGAACTTCGTCTGCCGACGGATTTAAGGTCGACACAGGCGATGCATATGGCCTTGAAGAATATTCTTAAGAGCAACAACCCTGATGTGACCTTGAAAGGACAGACTGCAATGTTCAGTGACTGTTCTCTTGATATACATCCGGAATTTTGCCAATCTGCCTTGTCGTACAACACAGATGTTTACATTGTCAATGCCACTGACACCACAAAGCTTGCCAAGGATATCAACTACTACATCTGCCTGGCAACAGACGGCAGAATCACAAATGCTGTGCAACCAAGTTTACTTGATGATCTAAGGATGATTCTTATTGATGCTTTGTATTTCAAAGCCAGTTGGACTTACCCTTTTGATCCCACACAGACCAAAGAGGAGTCATTCTACAACTCCCAGGGTAAAACTATAGGATCAGTGAACATGATGTACCATAAAGCACCCCATAGTCTTGGAGATTCAGTACAAATCGGAGCACAGATTTTAGAAATGACTTACGGGAAGGACGAGCGATTTTCTATGCTAATATTGTTACCGTTTGATGGAATGCCTTTGAAGAAGCTGCTGAACAATTTGGCAAACCAAAACCTGGATTGGATGTCTGAGTTTAAAATTGGAGGGAATTTGCCGCAGATCGATTGCTACATTCCACGCTTCAAAATATCGTCCCAAACGGATTTGATACCGCCTCTGCAGTACACAGGAATTCATTCGATATTCGACATTAAGTCAGCGCAATTACCAGGAGTTTCAGACAGTCCATTGTATGTGTCAAAGACAATACAGAATGTGGAGATTGAAGTGACAGAAGAGGGAACAGTGGCTGCGGCCGCGACTGTTGTCGGTTTAGAAGACAGGATCCTCGGCCAAAGATTCGAAGCGAACAAAGAATTCGTGTTCCTCATCTTAGATAGAAAAACGAACGTCATTTTGTTTGAAGGTATTTATAGTGATCCCGCCATCGTGTAGATTTAAGTTTATTCGTAAGTACGTACAAAGtgttcattttataaataagtttgtaagttatacctaattaaaaataaactttaattttatttaacttttttctaagtttttgCTGGTGCTGTTTTAATtgcattaattataaataatttattttgctatAAGTGTAGCTACCTACTTGCAATTCAACACATTCCGATTTTTTTAAAggattatacttacttataaatatatttgtttccTCTGTGTCAGCTTCTAATGTGCTTACCGTTGCGGTTATTTATTTTGAGACGTCGatgagtacaaaaaaaaacatttataaggAAAAGGTGTCAAgttctgtttttttataacaaagtTCATTCATCTCCGACAATGGTTttcaaaaaactataaaaacataattatttttatggtaGATTGATATGTCCCATGGACCTTTAtaattatttgcaataaaaccgcccaatatttttttcttttatatttcgcTATAATACAACAATTATTTAAAGGTACGATAGTTCCGTGTTGTAAAAAAGAAAGCGAAGTGTGAATCTCGCTCAATTAGGGTTCcgtataattattatcttacaaaagaaataaaaagcactgaccctgattcctgcaggcattttcttattttattttaaattatgccTGTCTTTTTATCCacttatccaccgaaaacgaaagggatggatgattgacagttgttaattttaaagtgaatgaACGAATTCGTGGCTGATTTTGCAAACAGACGTACCTGAaattttctgctaaaataatttgtgtcttattacaACAGTATACGATGCAAATCAGATCCGCCAAAAATTTGAGATACGGCAGTTAGCtacgtcagcgacgaattataacccgggcgaatcaaataggcatctcgctgtttGTATCCCGTTGGTGCTATCAAGTTAATTCATCAAGTTCGTTTGGTCGTGTTATTAGTGTGCtgcatacatacaaaaaaatcacgcctgtattccctaagaggtgggcagagccacaagtaatcaaagacaacatgTTGACACTTTACTTACCTACTCGTTTGGGAAAAGCCTTGACATTGGAAAAGATAACACACAGTCAGTTGCCATACCTCTTTTTCGTACCAGGTACCAAAC
This window harbors:
- the LOC126377370 gene encoding serine protease inhibitor 77Ba-like; amino-acid sequence: MLKALIAATFVSLAGTAPTDLDFSGINKFALKLLDNTYAFQENFGNKNIAISPLSVWSVFSLLAEGSAGDTFQELMTELRLPTDLRSTQAMHMALKNILKSNNPDVTLKGQTAMFSDCSLDIHPEFCQSALSYNTDVYIVNATDTTKLAKDINYYICLATDGRITNAVQPSLLDDLRMILIDALYFKASWTYPFDPTQTKEESFYNSQGKTIGSVNMMYHKAPHSLGDSVQIGAQILEMTYGKDERFSMLILLPFDGMPLKKLLNNLANQNLDWMSEFKIGGNLPQIDCYIPRFKISSQTDLIPPLQYTGIHSIFDIKSAQLPGVSDSPLYVSKTIQNVEIEVTEEGTVAAAATVVGLEDRILGQRFEANKEFVFLILDRKTNVILFEGIYSDPAIV